The following nucleotide sequence is from Devosia salina.
TCGCTTTGGTCCAAAGCTCTTAGCCGTGTTCGCCCAAGGCGCCAAGGCGGGTTCGGGCAAGGCAGACCCGCAACCGTTCCAGAGCGATTTTTTTCATGCCGAGCCTCGTGCACCATCCCCTCGATCCAGCCTCCCGCCTCATCCGGCTCATGTGCGCCGAATATGGCGTGCCGCTGGACCTCGACGAGATCAAGCCCTGGCTGCGCGAAGACGCGCTGCTGGAAGTCAATCCGGCCGCGACCCTGCCCATCCTGTTCACCGATGCCGAGCAGCCGGTGATCGGCATTCTGGCCAGCATCCATGCCGTCGAAGACCTCTACACGCCCGATGCGGTGGGTGGTCTCATTCCCACCGATCCAATGGAGCGGGCCGAGATGTGGCGCCTGGTCGAATGGGCCCTGGTCAAGCTCAATGACGAGGTGACCCGCTACCTTATTGAGGAAAAGATCGCCAAGCGCGACCAGCGCGGCGCCACGCCGGAACCCTCCGTGCTGCGGGCCGCCAAGGCCAATTTCGTCGAGCACATGCTCTATTTCAACTACCTGCTGGCCAGCCGCAACTGGGTTGGCGGCGACGAGATGAGCCTGGCCGATTTTGCCCTCGCCGCCCATTTCTCCACCCTCGACTATATGGGCGATATCGACTGGGCCAAGGCGCCGGCCGAAACCCGCGACTGGTATTCCCGCATCAAGTCCCGGCCTGCCTTCCGCACCCTGCTCAACGACCGCGTGGTCGCCATGCCGCCCTCCAAGGGCTATGCGGACCTGGATTTCTAGGCTTGTCTGGCGGCATGGCCGAAGCCAGGAGTGAAAAGCTTGTCGCCGAACTGAAGGCCCGCGCCGAGGCGCTCGGCTTCGATGCCTTTGGCATCACCACGGCCGATGCCCGGCCCGACCTGCCTGAAAAGCTGCGCGTCGCGCTGACCGAGGGCTGGCATGCCGGCATGGAATGGATGGAGGAAACGGAGGACCGGCGGAGCGATCCGTTGGCGCTCTGGGCCGAGGCGCGCTCGATCATCCTCCTTGGCGTCAACTACGGCCCTGAAACCGACCCCATGGCGCTGCTCGCCGACAGGCATGTCGGCATCATCTCGGCCTATGCCCGCAATCGCGACTATCACGACATCATCAAGGGGCGCCTCAAGGAACTGGCGGGCCTGTTGGCGCGCCGGGCCGGGGCGGACGTAAAGGTCTTTGTCGATACCGCGCCGCTGATGGAAAAGCCGCTCGCCGAGGCCGCGGGCCTGGGCTGGCAGGGCAAGCATAGCGTGCTGGTCAGCCGGGAGTTCGGCTCCTGGCTGTTCCTGGGGGCCATTCTCACCACGGCGGACCTGCCCCCCGACGCGCCGCATCCGGAAAGCTGCGGCTCCTGCACCCGCTGCCTCGATGTCTGTCCCACCAATGCCTTCCCCGCGCCCTTCCGACTCGATGCACGCAAGTGCCTGGCCTATTACTCGGTCGAGCACAAAGGTCCGATCCCGCGCGAATTTCGCGCGCCCATGGCCAATCGCATTTATGGCTGCGACGATTGCCTGGCCGTCTGCCCCTGGAACAAGTTCGCCTCCGTCAGCCGCGAGGCCAAGCTGCGCAGCCGGCCCGAACTGGAGCGACCGGCCCTGGCCGAACTCGTGGGCCTGGACGACGCAGGGTTCCGGGCGCTGTTTGCCGGCTCACCGGTCAAGCGCATCGGCCACGCCCGCTTTCTGCGCAATGTGCTGATCGGCATCGGCAATTCCGGGGATCCGGCCCTGTTGCCCGCGGTCGAGGCTCGATTGGACCATGGCGACCCTCTCATTCG
It contains:
- a CDS encoding glutathione S-transferase family protein yields the protein MPSLVHHPLDPASRLIRLMCAEYGVPLDLDEIKPWLREDALLEVNPAATLPILFTDAEQPVIGILASIHAVEDLYTPDAVGGLIPTDPMERAEMWRLVEWALVKLNDEVTRYLIEEKIAKRDQRGATPEPSVLRAAKANFVEHMLYFNYLLASRNWVGGDEMSLADFALAAHFSTLDYMGDIDWAKAPAETRDWYSRIKSRPAFRTLLNDRVVAMPPSKGYADLDF
- the queG gene encoding tRNA epoxyqueuosine(34) reductase QueG codes for the protein MAEARSEKLVAELKARAEALGFDAFGITTADARPDLPEKLRVALTEGWHAGMEWMEETEDRRSDPLALWAEARSIILLGVNYGPETDPMALLADRHVGIISAYARNRDYHDIIKGRLKELAGLLARRAGADVKVFVDTAPLMEKPLAEAAGLGWQGKHSVLVSREFGSWLFLGAILTTADLPPDAPHPESCGSCTRCLDVCPTNAFPAPFRLDARKCLAYYSVEHKGPIPREFRAPMANRIYGCDDCLAVCPWNKFASVSREAKLRSRPELERPALAELVGLDDAGFRALFAGSPVKRIGHARFLRNVLIGIGNSGDPALLPAVEARLDHGDPLIRGAAVWALRRLDPHRAEAMRLDRLSREGDSSVRAEWDGVV